In one window of Leguminivora glycinivorella isolate SPB_JAAS2020 chromosome 10, LegGlyc_1.1, whole genome shotgun sequence DNA:
- the LOC125230031 gene encoding uncharacterized protein LOC125230031, whose protein sequence is MGDALKKLVAARGQAKGFMTRLRAYINNIDPDDKEAIDTVEAAYFEMAAYLNSQLMPIGVDSTLARPAQEAGYGGYQRLPRIEIKKFNGERTGLRHWKPLPRRNPQLREAA, encoded by the exons ATGGGTGATGCACTGAAAAAACTAGTCGCAGCCAGAGGACAAGCCAAGGGGTTTATGACCCGTTTAAGGGCTTACATAAACAACATAGATCCAG ATGACAAAGAGGCCATAGACACGGTGGAAGCTGCTTACTTTGAGATGGCTGCATATCTCAATTCGCAGCTGATGCCTATTGGTGTCGATTCTACTCTCGCGCGACCTGCGCAAGAGGCCGGTTACGGCGGATACCAAAGGCTCCCACGCATTGAGATCAAAAAATTCAACGGCGAG AGGACCGGGCTGCGGCACTGGAAACCCTTGCCCAGGCGCAACCCCCAACTAAGAGAAGCAGCTTAG